A stretch of DNA from Toxotes jaculatrix isolate fToxJac2 chromosome 15, fToxJac2.pri, whole genome shotgun sequence:
TGCTGTTCATTACAGATCATAATGTACATAATCTCAGTTTCCATGACACTTTACATTCATATGTTTTGTCATGACAGCAGACTATTGCCCCTGTAAACTGTATTCTGcctataaaaaaataataaaaactcatacattttaattttaatctgAATACAAAGGAATTACCTTCAGTTGTATCATTAGAGAAAATCAGTTTTTTCTAAAAGAAACCATGGGAGATGTTGCACCCTTCATCTATGCCATTATGCCCCAGACTGGACCTGCCCTACATCCTCTGCCACAGTGCCCTGTCAGCCCTGGACCCCTGCCACCAGTGTCTGTCGATAGTTGAGCCCTAACCCTGCTGGTGTGTTGACAAGCCAAGGTTGCACTTGTCTTTCAATGTGATGTTTGTCATTTGATTATGCCAGGGCACATAATGTCATATTAACTTGTTCAGTGGCCAAATTTTGGTTACACTGTGAACTGATAAGCTAGATTCTGGAGGTGGTCTGACTTGTGTTCAGATGTTGGTTATGTGAGCTGCAAGCAATTATCAAAGCAAACTGGTAAAAACCCCCAAAGTACTTAGCACAAGAGGGAGGCTCCTGCTTCCCCACCATCCATATTTGATTACTTACCCTGCATAACATTAGCAAACTTGAATGAGGTTCAAGTCATTCTAAACCTATTGTTATTATTCTTCTAATTCTTTTTACTACTATCAAAGACTCCCTTTTGGCTTAAAAGATGAGAGTAAAATATTTGTAGTTTGCTCCATAACATAGAATTTGTTAGTAATACACATGTAATAGCcataaatgagtaaaaaaaatggaatgagCTTAATGAATTTGGTTTTCAAATTAAGAGTTGAACTTATGAACTTACTTTGAATGtataaaaaagaaaccaaaaaaaaaacccaaaaaacaaaatatttaacatgATCAATACtgtaaaaaccttttttttattttttagaggTGTGGTTGTATAAATCAAGACAAAAACGATGAGTATTAAACATGCGAGTAGAGTAATGAGCTGCGTGTGTAGTCAGTACTGTTCGTGCGTTTTTAAACTCAGAACACCAATATTTCCTATAGCCATAAAGGCAACAACGGAACGTTTCTGTCTGGTACTTGTTCCTGCACGGTAGATTTTCTTGCAGGACACGAATGGACGAAGAGAAGCTTAAATTTTGGTGTTGTGCTGTCAAAGATGTCAGGACTGTCAGAAACGGAGCGCGCTGGATGTACAAAGATATTGAAGTTAATGTCAAAAAGCGACCTACTGTCACTTAGTGACACAGTTACTAATAAACTGATAGCCGTGGAAAATATTACAGGTATGTTTTTAATCTGTACCGGATAGCAAAGAACAGGATAGCTTATCTACATTCGTTTTCCTCTTATGTTAAAAGTTATTGTCATACACATAAGTTCTgtacaacataaaataaaaccttaTCCGAACAGCAGAGCTAAAACATCTATGCTATAAATACATAGCTTCTTAAGCTCTCGCCTTGTCCCACCATAACAAAACAGACCGCGGTGAGAGGTAGAAAGCTGCCTGGCCTAATTCTAAAGCTTGGATGTTATAAGAAAGTGAAGCTATAGGGCTCATAAAAGTCTTTGTAGGACGTCAGCGAGTCACAAATATACCTCAGTTGTAAACTAAGATACATGTTGTATGTATACCAACGAGGAAAGAATAAACTGCCAGTTTTCAAAAAGGGTTTTGACATGAGCTGACACCAGGGGTAGCAGAACCGGGATTTCTGGTGTTATTTGGCTTCTGCTTAAAGGATATTATGTTCCGGTGGTGAAACCATCAAATAATCTTATCCCttatgttcatgtgtttgtacAGAGGCTATGGAAACAATTCTGTCCTTCACTAAAAATGCTGAGGAACTCCTGAAAAGGAAGAAGGTTCATCGGGAGCTCATTTTTAAGTACCTGGCCAAAGAGGGGCTGGCAATGCCCCCCAACAGCGAGAAACACCAGCTGGTGAAGAGGACGCTGGAGCTTTGGTCGTCAGGGAAGGTACAGGGACAGGAGGTCAAGTCACTTGGCCCTATCATGCTTACATGGTTGAACATATGGAGAAAACCTATAGGTCAAAAGGTGACATTTAGCATGGGATGGATGGGAAGTAAAACCAAGTATTAAGGCTATAGAATAAGGGAAGAAGGGAATAGAACATAAGATAATTTCTTAAGTCAGGTGTGCACAGTTGGCATCACTTATTACATTTTTAGCTAATCTGCAGACAGTTGGAAAAGGGCAATTGTAGTCTGTAGGGCACAAAGTGGCAGACAATTTTAGAATACGAATAACTTCTCATTCCTTCAAGGCCGTGGTTGATGAAAGCCTTCAAAGAGAGGTGGATGAGACCAGACAGAGACGGCCCACAGAGACAGCGTCTGACACCACAGACTTGAAGACTGATGTGGGCTTTGACCCACAGGTCCTCGGCCAGCAGTTCTGCCAATGGTTCTTCCAGCTCTTGAACAGTCAGAACCCCTCACTGGGCCAACAGCCTCAGGACTGGGGACCACAGCACTTCTGGCCAGATGCAAAACTACGTCTCCTCGCTAGGTGAGAACATGATTAACAGTTGCATGTTTGATCTCTGCTGAATTGTGAAACATGGAAAGCGTATTGAGGTTAAAGATTTCTTACAtaggtttttaatttttaatttaagcaTTTCCTTTTTATTGTAATAATGAACACTTTCCATTTTCAGTTCTATTACAGCAGAACTGAAAACTTTTCTACacataaaaactcaaaataagAATAACTTGAGCTATTCAATAGTcacagaaaaattaaacatgcaATAACAGGTAACTGAGGGAAAAACAACCTAAAACCAAATTCAGTGATggagctctgtctctctttctcagagCTGGCAGTGAGCAGATGGATGAATACCTAGGGGCTGAACTGGTTAGCCTTCGTCTCCTCGCCTTGACCAGGGAAGAAcgcctcctcctcagccccAACTTGGAGCCCCATGGCCTCAGGGCCCTCGCCTCCCCCCATGGCTTGGTGCTGGTGGCCGTGGCTGGGACCATCCACAGAGATGCAGCTTGTCTGGGCATCTTTGAGCAAATATTTGGCCTCATCCGCTCCCCACTGGAAAATAACAGCTGGAAGATCAAGTTTATCAACCTGAAGATCAGAGGGCAGGATGCTCTGAGTGGGACAGAGGTGGCAGCGCCTGCCTTGAGTTACAACTCCAGTGAACTTCAGCTTCTCTGCAGAtgatgacactttttttttactcatcaCTCATCTAACTTACCCAAACAGTTCTTTTCAGAGACTGGGACAACTTTCCTGGCACAAACCCCTCTCCTATTTCAGGCAAGTCAGGTAGGTGGACACTGTTGCATCTAAATCTACTTTGGAGGTTCATTGGTGATATAACATAAACCCTTGAGAGAAGTTTTCCTTATTGTCTTTCTGCCTTGCAGAAAATGTAACTCTCTTCTGCTTCTTATTGTGGAAACAGTTTGCTTTAAATATACTGTACCCTGATGTAAAGCATATTGAGCTTTGGTGGCCTGTGCCTTTTGtaagataaaatataaacacagacatgctcTTGTAAATAAGtataatatgaaatataaatattatattaacACTTGTGTACTGCTTACCTTAATTGCATgtagtcttttctttttttttaagatcacaTACTTGTCTGCTTCCCAGACAATTATGTGATGTTTGTTTGATGGTGACTTTATCGCAGAATATTGTGGCTTGAATGAATGGTGAATtttccagtggttcccaacggTAGTGTAGAATATCCGTCTCAGTTTGCACTTTCAATCTtgtaacatttacattttgataGCACAGCATGCAGCTGTtgggaaaatgtttgttttctgtgtgttctaTATCCTTAGGCACCATGTAATTTGACACAGAATGTGTTTGATGGATGTCAGTCTCATTGGGCCTCAACCAGAATGGAATGAAGATTACATTGAATTATGTTTTTTGCTCATACAGAGTCCAGATGCTGTACAATCCCATGGCTCAGAGTTAACTAGGCAACATCAACTGATGCTGTAGTTGATAGtcttggaaaacaaaacaatgtaatCACACAGTTGTCAAGAAAacagattctttttttctttatcgcCAGGTTCTGCATCAAAATGAGCCCAagcttttgcttttgctgctctgtgttcatgtgatttttttgaTTTCTAAAGGCAGAATGTACAGAAACGTAGGATAGAATTTGGTAGGTAGTCATCACAGGTTCATCTTGACCTCCCAGTGGTCCCAGCAGCTATTTCAGTGGTTCTCAAAATGTATGCATAGATATGGAGGTCGTTTTTAAAGCCAAAACTGATAGCTGTTATTTTGTGCCAGTGTTCAGAATTCATgcatttgatcattttcataTCCTTTATACAAGTCTGATTACAGGTGTCCCTGTAGACTGACAGAGTTGCACACCCATGCACAAATGATTTTTGACATCTCATATGGAAATAAACACGTTCAGTAGCTGTGGTCAAGAAGAAACCCTCCATCATATCAGATGTGatagtcagattttttttaatggcataTGATATGCATAGCATATTTATGAgtccagctctgctctgaacATTTAAGAGTCTGCAGTTTGCTGTTAGGAACGAAGCAGGCCTCTTCTCCTCGGTTTGTGCCTGAGGGTGCTGTGCAGCACAGGAGGTCCAGCCTCGTCTGCTCTACAGGACAAATTTCAGAAAGATCAGAGAGATGAGGGTAAGAGTCAGGGGAGGATCCAGCCTCTTCATCATTAACACAGGACCTCCTTGTACCATAAAACAGCTGAGAACCTACCGTTCCGTTAGATTTTTCCCCAAAGCTTTTCCTTTCTCACCAACTGGTATTTTTAGCTATGTTTCAACTACAAAATACAGCATTTTCACTGATATGCTATAAGGCCCCATTAATGCGACAAAACTAAATAATTTATCCACAATACATTTCACAAGCTCCAGATAGACTTTCTTAATGAAGTGGCTCTGGTTTTCCATTGATTCTACTCTGTCATCCTAGTCAGGACATATAGGGTCTGGTGGGGCACAGATTATGCCAGTATGACTCTGTGGCTTTGGTGGGAAATGTTACATGTGGGAAATTATTCTTGGCAGCCGTTTTCAAAGGCCCCTGGAATAGTTAATATCTGCGACTGTATGGGTTGGAGCTGCAGGGCCCTTTGTGCTTTACTGGGCCATAGTTGTGGTGAGGGGAAACCACTGCAGCCATTGATCTCAGCCTGTTCACCTCTCAGAAAGAATAATAACAAGCTGCTCGCCTTCTGTCTTTATGGCACTTGGCTTCTCTGTATTTTAATAAGCGGTTTGGCCACGGGCGCAGCTCTGACGCACGGGTTAAAAAATACCACTGCAGTGGCGTCTGGTGATGGTTTTGACTccaaagagctttttttttcctctttttttttctctccctcctctaaTAGGGAAGTGTGTTTCTCATAAAGAAACATGCTAAAACTTAGATCCATGGCTCTTTGAAATAGCTTATGGGTGGTGAACCATGGAGACTGCTGCTTTAATTATCAGTCCATTTTTTCCACTTCTTACTTTGATTGTGACTGATTGGATGTTAGCCCTGCTCTCAGAAACAGCCTCATTAGTTATCAAAGATTACTTTATTAAACGCTTCATGCTATAgccatttttcactctttgacAATCTGATGGTTTTACAGATCCATTAATGCcaaactgctttgtttttttttttattatgtctACAGCAGTAATACTAAAAGTAGGTCTTGGGGACACCCAGGATTTTGTCAGGGATTTCAAGGAGTCCTTGAAGTGCTTCCCGGCATTTTATGCTAACTGAGgaataatctttttttaaatttaattttcactttaaCTGTTAACCTCCAGCTCATAGaataaacatttacacaatACTATCTCAAGTTTCTCCATCTGGATTTATTTGACGTAGGTAATATTCTCATGTGCTCACTTTACACTGTGATTTTGGAATGATCCTATGTTTAAACAAACACTACTATGCTAatattttttagattttttttgtcagggaCAAGTCAACATGACTTGACCTTATGACAACATGAGGCCAGAAGAGGGCAGACAAGCTAcaccagagagaagaaagacttTGATCCCCGGCCAAGAAAAggagagatagaaaaaaaaaatccttttaacACTATTACGTGAGGAAACTCATCAATTCCTAAGAGCAATTTGAGTGAGCTGATGTTACCAGGCAATTTCTATCTGGCCACAGCCATGAGGAAAACTGTAAATTTTTCGAGTTTGAATTGTCCTCCATTAAAGTAATGGGGTTCTAAAAGAGAGACACGTTAAACTGTTGCCTTTCATAGGCATGAGCACGTATTTCACAAGTTATTGAAACGTCAGTAATTTATCGGTACCTGTGACGGTGTCAGAGACAGCTTTAACACAATACTCTCTGCAGTCTGCACTCTCTGGACAATAAAGAACAGGATTTATGAATGGGAAGAGAATCAATCAATAGGCAATAATATTTCTCCTGCTGACAAAACATGTTAGGAGGAGAATTCAATCAAAGTTTGACGGacttgttttgtcattttgttggACTTGCCCTCCAACCCAGCAGTGTTTCATAAACCAGTACACACTAAAACTGCACTGAAACAACCACATAACTCGTGCAGGAGAGAATGAGGTCAACAGTGTCTGGCACTGGTGTTAAAGCCACAAGCTACAATTTTCCAACCTTATACTTTATCTTTTTCTGAGGAAggcttatgtttttttttagtttttctttggGTTACAGAGCTAATAGACTGCTTGGTGGTTATTTATTGGGATGTTTTGAGCGtccaaacaatgtttttttcacGAAGAGAAAGACATTACATCACAGCATCTTGTCCAGTCACTTCTTGCCACAAAGTAGTGGTAATTTCCTGGAAAGGTCTACTTAGACTCCAGATGCAAGCAAAGtaataacatttacattttaaggACATTACACAAAGAGGGAATGAGTTCAACTACATTGTGTTATGTGTAGAATCAGGTTTGGCCTCATGTTTGTTCGACCTTGTGTGACCTTTAAGCCCTTGTTGGGAGTATGCATCGCATACTGCCCCTGTAGCATCTCTCTCCGTTACATCCCCT
This window harbors:
- the c15h3orf38 gene encoding uncharacterized protein C3orf38 homolog gives rise to the protein MSGLSETERAGCTKILKLMSKSDLLSLSDTVTNKLIAVENITEAMETILSFTKNAEELLKRKKVHRELIFKYLAKEGLAMPPNSEKHQLVKRTLELWSSGKAVVDESLQREVDETRQRRPTETASDTTDLKTDVGFDPQVLGQQFCQWFFQLLNSQNPSLGQQPQDWGPQHFWPDAKLRLLARAGSEQMDEYLGAELVSLRLLALTREERLLLSPNLEPHGLRALASPHGLVLVAVAGTIHRDAACLGIFEQIFGLIRSPLENNSWKIKFINLKIRGQDALSGTEVAAPALSYNSSELQLLCR